From Acidipropionibacterium acidipropionici, one genomic window encodes:
- a CDS encoding NUDIX hydrolase, protein MILDLAAVCLLRGRSCLNVRKAGTSHVILPGGKIEPGETALEAAVREAAEEVRLHLDPTSLGHLGTFDAAPANNDAEGIRCAVFVRHWDDAWPHPTPDHEIAEYEWTPLDTAANDPRQAPLLVDSVIPELRRLGLI, encoded by the coding sequence GTGATTCTTGATCTCGCCGCCGTCTGCCTGCTTCGGGGGCGCAGCTGCCTCAACGTCCGCAAGGCCGGCACCAGCCACGTCATCCTTCCCGGCGGCAAGATCGAGCCGGGGGAGACCGCCCTGGAGGCCGCGGTCCGGGAGGCCGCCGAAGAGGTGCGGCTGCACCTGGACCCGACGTCGCTGGGCCACCTGGGCACTTTCGACGCGGCCCCGGCCAACAATGACGCCGAGGGGATCCGGTGCGCGGTCTTCGTCCGCCACTGGGATGACGCCTGGCCCCACCCGACTCCCGATCATGAGATCGCGGAGTACGAGTGGACCCCTCTGGACACGGCCGCCAACGATCCGCGTCAGGCCCCGCTGCTCGTCGACTCGGTGATTCCCGAGCTGCGTCGGCTGGGCCTGATCTGA